From a single Parambassis ranga chromosome 2, fParRan2.1, whole genome shotgun sequence genomic region:
- the ptp4a2b gene encoding protein tyrosine phosphatase type IVA 2 encodes MGRLANMNRPAAVEIAYECMRFLITHNPTNATLNKFTEELKKFEVNTLVRVCDATYDKAPVEKEGIQVLDWPFDDGAPPPTQIVDDWLKLLNTKFREEPGCCIAVHCVAGLGRAPVLVALALIESGMKYEDAVQFIRQKRRGAFNSKQLLYLEKYRPKMRLRFKDTNGHNCCVQ; translated from the exons ATGGG ccgTCTCGCCAACATGAACCGCCCCGCTGCAGTCGAGATTGCCTACGAGTGCATGAGGTTCCTCATCACCCACAACCCCACCAATGCCACGCTCAACAAGTTCACTGAG GAGCTGAAAAAATTTGAGGTGAACACACTGGTGAGAGTTTGTGATGCCACCTATGATAAGGCTCCAGTAGAGAAAGAGGGGATCCAGGTGCTG GACTGGCCCTTTGATGACGGCGCCCCACCTCCTACCCAGATTGTGGACGACTGGCTCAAGTTGCTCAACACCAAGTTTCGAGAGGAACCCGGATGCTGCATTGCTGTGCACTGCGTGGCAGGACTGGGCCG AGCTCCAGTCTTGGTGGCCTTAGCCCTCATTGAGAGTGGGATGAAGTATGAGGATGCTGTGCAGTTTATAAGGCA GAAGAGACGTGGAGCCTTCAACTCCAAACAGCTTCTTTACCTCGAGAAATACAGACCCAAAATGCGTCTGCGGTTCAAGGATACCAACGGCCACAATTGCTGTGTGCAGTAG